In one Chiloscyllium plagiosum isolate BGI_BamShark_2017 unplaced genomic scaffold, ASM401019v2 scaf_8725, whole genome shotgun sequence genomic region, the following are encoded:
- the LOC122547671 gene encoding CD276 antigen-like, producing MSEGDFHSFWLPPIFILQLTLLSLVRGSVPVIVAEFGRDVTIPCTFQPDRDSPLRYLVLTWQLSASARVTHSYYYQTEQLAQQDPMFHNRTQLFVQELAQGNASLRLRAVRLEDQADYLCSVSTMLHRSSHTVSLRVAAPYSEPKVTFDLGNCSGPGLVNVSSSGGYPKPEVGWIAAGWNNVTKESRTAFWTGRRGLYSIISSIPIRLGPASNYTFVLENPLLGQHMVRPLAIVGSCQGEAISPGHRLHLCYGLTVAVLVTISLCLGYFLLQSHRKSRRN from the exons ATGAGTGAAGGTGATTTCCATTCCTTCTGGCTGCCTCCCATCTTCATCTTACAGCTCACTCTGCTCA GTTTGGTGAGGGGCTCCGTTCCTGTGATTGTTGCTGAGTTTGGCCGAGATGTGACCATCCCGTGTACGTTCCAACCTGACCGTGACTCTCCCCTGCGTTACCTGGTGTTAACCTGGCAGCTTTCTGCCTCTGCCCGCGTGACTCACAGTTACTACTACCAGACAGAGCAGCtggcacagcaggatcccatGTTCCACAATCGGACCCAGCTCTTCGTGCAGGAGCTAGCACAGGGGAACGCCTCACTGCGGCTGAGGGCTGTGCGCCTGGAGGACCAGGCTGACTATCTGTGTTCCGTTAGCACCATGCTCCACCGCAGCTCTCACACTGTCAGCCTGCGTGTCGCAG CTCCGTACAGTGAACCGAAGGTGACCTTTGACCTGGGCAACTGCTCGGGCCCCGGGCTGGTCAACGTGTCCAGTTCAGGGGGGTATCCGAAACCGGAGGTGGGGTGGATCGCTGCGGGATGGAACAACGTGACCAAGGAGAGCAGGACGGCGTTCTGGACTGGCAGGAGGGGACTGTACTCCATAATTAGCAGCATTCCCATCCGCCTGGGGCCCGCCAGCAATTACACCTTCGTCCTGGAGAACCCCCTCCTggggcagcacatggtcaggccCCTGGCCATCGTGG GTTCCTGCCAGGGGGAGGCGATCTCACCTGGACACAGGCTGCACCTTTGCTATGGCCTGACCGTGGCTGTGCTAGTGACCATCTCTCTCTGCCTCGGGTATTTCCTCCTTCAGAGCCACAGGAAATCCAGGAGGAATTGA